In Allomuricauda ruestringensis DSM 13258, the following proteins share a genomic window:
- a CDS encoding ArsR/SmtB family transcription factor, which produces MDIQNSCIRAEADHVQILRCKEDLSAVTTSIEAISKVMALAGNEVRFKILYLLQRETELCPCDFADILAMSVPAISQHLRKMKDANVISARRAGQTILYRISKENEAFLAAILSNVASERKIA; this is translated from the coding sequence ATGGATATTCAAAATAGTTGTATCCGGGCAGAGGCCGATCATGTTCAAATATTGCGATGCAAGGAAGATTTGAGCGCCGTTACAACTTCTATCGAGGCAATAAGCAAAGTTATGGCACTGGCCGGCAATGAGGTTCGTTTTAAAATATTGTATTTGTTGCAACGGGAAACAGAACTGTGCCCCTGTGATTTTGCCGATATTTTAGCAATGAGCGTACCGGCTATTTCCCAACATTTACGTAAGATGAAGGATGCAAATGTCATTTCTGCCCGTAGAGCAGGACAAACGATATTATATCGTATTTCCAAGGAGAACGAAGCGTTCTTGGCTGCTATTTTGAGCAATGTGGCCTCTGAAAGAAAAATTGCATAA
- a CDS encoding ATP-binding protein → MAIFTFKDNSSIGTVFSVDTATLIIKVDELEKLRKLQVNHLVAIQSSKAGQHLIGIINRITRKASDNEQPTGDDLGLNNFLFTENILKVNLIGTLLNKHGEKENVFKRTLDTVPEIEAKCFPIDGENITKFMQTISSKENYEIPLSIGKYSIDENADAYLDGDKLFQRHAVIVGSTGSGKSWCVARTIEQIAKLPMANGILFDIHGEYSGEHFKADGIQHLKVANPSDLGKTRNLEKGVLMIPYWLLTYEEMLAMLLDRSDSNAPNQAMLFSKTVFTEKQKYLDDIKDTSFKDSITIDSPVPYRIENVLNELKRLDEEMVAGARSEKQGPFFGKLTRFVQRLEAKSQDKRLGFLFQVSDDELHIDWMNKFCSSLMEGTEINGNKSGVKVIDFSEVPSDVLPLVIGLVARIIFSVQQWTTKEMQHPICLFCDEAHLYIPERTNQDSASELSLKSFERIAKEGRKYGVSLAVISQRPAEVNRTVLSQCNNFISLRLSNAEDQAVVKRLLPDNLSGLTEVLPILDIGEALIVGDASLLPTRVLISEPTIKPDSATIKFWKEWSNKEAKQDIHRAVEGLRKQSKL, encoded by the coding sequence ATGGCAATATTCACTTTTAAAGATAATTCTTCTATCGGAACGGTTTTCAGTGTTGACACGGCAACACTAATTATTAAAGTTGATGAACTTGAAAAACTGAGAAAACTCCAAGTAAATCACTTAGTAGCGATTCAAAGTTCAAAGGCTGGACAGCACCTAATAGGAATAATCAACCGAATAACAAGAAAGGCTTCAGATAATGAGCAGCCAACAGGTGATGATTTAGGATTAAATAATTTCCTTTTCACTGAAAATATTCTAAAAGTGAACTTAATAGGTACGCTATTGAATAAGCATGGAGAAAAAGAAAACGTATTCAAAAGAACACTTGATACAGTTCCCGAAATAGAAGCAAAATGTTTTCCAATAGATGGAGAAAATATTACCAAGTTCATGCAAACTATTTCATCTAAAGAAAACTATGAAATCCCTTTATCAATTGGAAAATATTCCATTGATGAAAATGCTGATGCCTATTTGGATGGAGATAAACTATTTCAACGTCATGCGGTAATTGTTGGGAGCACAGGTTCGGGAAAATCTTGGTGTGTTGCTCGAACAATCGAACAAATAGCAAAACTTCCTATGGCAAATGGAATCCTATTTGACATACACGGAGAATACAGTGGCGAGCACTTTAAGGCTGATGGCATTCAACATTTAAAAGTTGCTAATCCTTCCGATTTAGGAAAAACCCGAAACCTTGAGAAAGGTGTTCTTATGATTCCATATTGGCTTTTAACATACGAAGAAATGCTCGCTATGCTGCTTGATAGAAGCGACAGCAATGCCCCTAATCAAGCAATGCTTTTTTCAAAAACCGTATTTACCGAGAAACAAAAATACCTTGATGATATAAAGGACACTAGTTTTAAGGACAGCATCACAATTGATAGTCCAGTTCCATATAGAATTGAAAATGTCCTTAATGAACTTAAAAGGCTTGACGAAGAAATGGTTGCTGGTGCAAGAAGTGAAAAACAAGGGCCTTTTTTCGGAAAACTCACAAGATTTGTTCAAAGATTAGAAGCTAAAAGTCAAGACAAGCGTTTGGGGTTCCTATTTCAAGTTTCAGATGATGAATTACATATAGATTGGATGAATAAATTTTGTAGTTCATTGATGGAAGGAACAGAAATCAACGGAAATAAATCAGGAGTGAAAGTAATTGATTTTTCCGAAGTCCCGTCAGATGTCTTGCCTTTAGTAATAGGATTAGTTGCAAGAATTATTTTTTCAGTACAACAATGGACAACCAAAGAAATGCAACATCCAATTTGTCTGTTTTGTGATGAAGCACATCTCTACATTCCTGAAAGAACTAATCAGGATAGTGCTTCTGAACTTTCTTTAAAAAGCTTTGAAAGAATTGCCAAAGAAGGTAGAAAATATGGTGTTAGCTTAGCTGTAATAAGTCAAAGACCTGCCGAAGTAAATAGAACTGTTTTAAGTCAGTGCAACAATTTCATATCATTGCGTCTATCAAATGCAGAAGACCAAGCTGTTGTAAAAAGACTTTTACCTGATAATTTATCTGGACTAACGGAAGTATTGCCAATTTTAGATATTGGTGAAGCGCTAATTGTTGGAGATGCTTCCTTGCTCCCAACAAGAGTACTCATCTCAGAACCAACCATTAAACCTGATAGTGCGACAATCAAATTTTGGAAGGAATGGAGTAATAAAGAGGCTAAACAAGATATCCACCGCGCGGTTGAAGGACTACGCAAACAATCAAAACTATGA
- a CDS encoding SIR2 family protein, giving the protein MDFEALLKQLQDWTNKVPLIILGSGASIPFGLPSMWKLGEHLKNSLSFDNDIDNSQLETFKKSLDENRDLEKTLLGIQLNTNVLNAIIKATWNLISEDDLKAYEQFVIKGEEFPLVELMKYLLSTTNRKISVVTTNYDRIAEYSASTAEAFICTGYAQNYIGHFSDNIQTNALATIKGYSGQANIWKVHGSLDWFETIEKENVHLPLRQEIPQNYKPLIVTPGLSKYAETHNEPYRTIFAQADNEIQNANGYMCIGYGFNDVHVQPKLIQQIKTKPIIVITKELTPKTKEAIIGGGCKNYILMEENEGSNTKIYSSSQGEHIMENVGYWNLAEYLKLIE; this is encoded by the coding sequence ATGGACTTTGAGGCACTATTAAAACAGCTACAAGATTGGACAAATAAAGTTCCTCTTATCATTTTAGGAAGTGGTGCGTCTATTCCTTTTGGCCTGCCTTCAATGTGGAAGCTTGGAGAGCATCTAAAAAATTCGTTATCGTTTGATAATGACATTGACAACTCCCAGCTTGAAACATTTAAAAAAAGTCTGGACGAAAACAGAGATTTAGAAAAAACCTTATTGGGAATACAACTCAACACTAACGTTTTAAATGCAATCATTAAAGCAACTTGGAATTTAATTTCGGAAGATGACTTAAAGGCATACGAACAATTTGTAATAAAAGGAGAAGAATTTCCATTAGTTGAACTCATGAAATATTTGCTTTCAACAACTAACAGAAAAATTTCCGTAGTTACTACTAATTATGATCGTATTGCTGAATATAGTGCAAGCACAGCAGAAGCATTTATATGTACAGGCTATGCCCAAAACTATATCGGACATTTTTCTGATAACATCCAAACTAATGCTTTAGCGACCATCAAGGGATATAGCGGACAAGCAAATATTTGGAAAGTTCATGGTTCTTTAGATTGGTTTGAAACAATTGAAAAAGAAAATGTTCACTTGCCTTTACGCCAAGAGATTCCACAAAATTACAAGCCTTTAATTGTAACTCCTGGTCTCAGTAAATATGCAGAAACACACAATGAACCTTACAGAACTATATTCGCACAAGCAGATAATGAAATTCAAAATGCAAATGGCTACATGTGCATTGGTTACGGTTTTAATGATGTCCATGTCCAACCAAAACTTATCCAGCAAATTAAGACAAAACCCATAATTGTAATTACAAAGGAATTAACTCCAAAAACAAAAGAAGCAATAATAGGTGGTGGATGTAAAAATTACATCTTGATGGAGGAAAATGAAGGTTCAAACACAAAAATTTATTCATCAAGTCAGGGAGAACATATAATGGAAAATGTGGGCTATTGGAACTTAGCTGAATATCTCAAACTAATCGAATGA
- a CDS encoding single-stranded DNA-binding protein, with product MSSLRNKVQLIGNVGQDPVITNLENDKKVARLSLATNEHYRNKKGEKVTNTEWHNVTAWGKTADIIEKFVSKGKELAIEGKLTSRSYEDKEGNKRYVTEVVANEILLLGGNDQ from the coding sequence ATGAGCAGTTTAAGAAACAAAGTACAGTTGATCGGTAACGTGGGGCAAGACCCAGTGATCACCAACTTGGAAAATGACAAAAAAGTTGCCCGTTTGTCCTTGGCGACCAATGAGCATTACAGGAACAAAAAGGGCGAAAAGGTCACCAATACCGAATGGCACAACGTGACCGCCTGGGGCAAGACCGCCGACATTATCGAAAAGTTTGTAAGCAAGGGCAAGGAACTTGCCATTGAGGGAAAGCTGACCTCCCGTTCCTACGAGGATAAGGAGGGCAACAAACGCTATGTGACCGAAGTGGTGGCCAATGAGATCTTATTGTTGGGCGGTAACGACCAGTAA
- a CDS encoding JAB domain-containing protein, giving the protein MEHKVNEIQVSYREKLSTVNATSITGSQAVAQLLFKNWNKKTIGMHETFKVLLLNNANKVKGIYPLSHGGITGTLVDVRILFAIVVKTLSVNIILCHNHPSGTLKPSEADRKITQKIKRAAELFDVRVLDHIIITPNNEYYSFADNGDL; this is encoded by the coding sequence ATGGAACACAAAGTCAATGAAATACAGGTAAGTTACCGTGAAAAACTGAGTACGGTAAATGCCACTTCGATTACCGGTTCACAGGCGGTGGCGCAATTGCTCTTCAAAAACTGGAACAAAAAGACCATTGGGATGCACGAGACCTTTAAGGTACTACTGTTGAACAATGCCAACAAGGTCAAGGGCATCTATCCTTTGTCGCATGGGGGCATAACGGGTACATTGGTGGACGTGCGGATATTGTTCGCCATAGTGGTCAAGACCCTTTCGGTAAACATCATTTTATGCCACAACCACCCTTCGGGCACATTGAAGCCGAGCGAAGCGGACAGGAAGATTACCCAAAAAATCAAGAGGGCAGCGGAACTCTTTGACGTGCGGGTACTTGACCATATCATTATCACACCCAATAATGAATACTACAGCTTTGCCGACAATGGAGACCTTTAA
- a CDS encoding DUF932 domain-containing protein, translating to MYLDRLQQDEVFVPTQVRPLNELTPMPSRKGLERAIVSNGKIVNIVSKSYGHIPNELFFKKAEQMLIDSGLDYHRQTINRSDRTFCMDFILSDSSQFSVGNGEDTILPMLRFTNSYDGSERTSGHFGFYRQVCSNGLHVAQAEIAFSIKHSTNGAHLIMPEMEGLFKKFMDNEFYTISDRFSQMMAVELVDTKTFVREVLERTKLFRYECSDKNANPSKKAREVIDILDNEAVLLGTAPNLWLGYNAFNAVLHGTLKRSFSRQERLDKQLFQTVLDMA from the coding sequence ATGTATTTAGACAGATTGCAACAGGACGAGGTCTTCGTACCGACCCAGGTAAGACCGTTAAATGAACTGACCCCAATGCCCTCCCGTAAAGGGCTGGAACGCGCCATTGTCAGCAATGGCAAGATTGTCAATATTGTGTCCAAGAGCTATGGGCACATCCCCAACGAGCTTTTCTTCAAAAAAGCGGAACAGATGCTCATCGATTCGGGTCTTGACTACCACCGCCAAACCATCAACCGCTCAGACCGTACCTTCTGCATGGACTTTATCCTTTCCGACAGCTCCCAGTTCTCGGTGGGCAATGGAGAGGATACCATTCTGCCCATGCTGCGGTTTACCAACTCCTACGATGGGAGCGAGCGCACCTCGGGACATTTTGGGTTCTACCGCCAAGTATGCTCCAATGGCCTGCACGTGGCACAGGCAGAGATTGCCTTTTCCATCAAGCACAGCACCAACGGCGCCCACTTGATCATGCCCGAGATGGAGGGGCTGTTCAAAAAGTTCATGGACAACGAGTTCTATACCATCTCCGACAGGTTCAGCCAAATGATGGCCGTCGAACTGGTGGACACCAAGACCTTCGTAAGGGAAGTGCTGGAACGTACCAAACTGTTCCGTTATGAGTGCAGCGACAAGAACGCAAACCCGTCCAAAAAGGCCCGTGAGGTCATCGACATATTGGACAATGAGGCCGTATTGTTGGGCACTGCCCCAAACCTCTGGTTGGGCTACAATGCCTTCAATGCCGTATTGCACGGTACCCTGAAACGAAGCTTTTCACGTCAAGAGCGTCTGGACAAACAACTCTTCCAGACCGTCCTTGACATGGCCTAA
- a CDS encoding BfmA/BtgA family mobilization protein: MDKGYEKERFAAMKVKISVAIKFRSFSKRQGKSHSMTLLAMVEFFEHNGISPDERMHETIASLKYLIKRRFNAMVAIMRSIEKEQTLPTVSMIQALFEQELESNDEEWDSDFDFIEQQLTEAKPPKETEAFDGEVTVPKIRYDRLEEQMEELKEDFKYVLDHVSVFHNRFGKDHLKLDLNPEAIEKYRTKLKKQ, from the coding sequence ATGGATAAAGGATATGAAAAAGAACGATTTGCAGCCATGAAGGTCAAAATTTCCGTGGCCATAAAATTCAGGAGCTTTTCCAAGCGTCAAGGGAAATCACATTCCATGACCCTCTTGGCCATGGTCGAGTTTTTTGAGCACAACGGGATCTCCCCGGACGAACGGATGCACGAGACCATCGCCAGTCTCAAATATTTGATCAAACGCCGCTTCAATGCCATGGTCGCCATCATGCGCAGCATCGAAAAGGAACAGACCCTGCCCACCGTTAGCATGATCCAAGCGCTCTTTGAACAGGAACTGGAATCCAATGATGAGGAATGGGACAGCGATTTTGACTTTATCGAACAGCAATTGACCGAGGCCAAGCCACCCAAGGAGACTGAAGCTTTTGATGGAGAGGTCACCGTGCCCAAGATTCGTTATGACCGACTGGAGGAACAAATGGAGGAGCTCAAGGAGGATTTTAAATACGTGTTGGACCATGTATCGGTGTTCCATAACCGCTTTGGGAAGGACCATCTCAAATTGGATTTGAACCCCGAGGCCATCGAAAAATACCGTACAAAACTTAAAAAGCAATAA
- the mobB gene encoding MobB family relaxase, whose protein sequence is MYIAITRQQLGDNFRGSARDFVKYLEKENEGKAPELQEGYFNQEENNIDAERVIAEIDANTAKLKKREPKFYSLVVSPSQRELQHIGNDPEKLRQYTREVMQAYAASFYRDREVTVKDILYFAKLERERTYSEKDREVKENQAHASKILELQHRVRAIQVGREQGDIPKLQEKINALEGEAPHQLNGKRIVPGMAKEGHQSHIHIIVSRMDRTNNHSLSPGSKFRTSETTLHGQTVKQGFDRDKFFRAAEKTFDQQFNYRRNFVETYHARNLLDKDPKRFFSALLGLPTNERQAAKQLLFKAGIKVPTIPVNKAQLAYKAMMQLKKGIGKALESGSIGI, encoded by the coding sequence ATGTACATCGCCATCACACGCCAACAACTGGGAGACAATTTTCGGGGGAGTGCCCGGGATTTTGTCAAGTACCTGGAAAAGGAGAACGAAGGGAAGGCACCGGAACTACAGGAAGGGTATTTCAATCAGGAAGAGAACAACATCGATGCGGAGCGGGTCATTGCCGAGATCGATGCCAATACGGCCAAGCTCAAAAAGCGGGAGCCCAAGTTCTATTCCCTGGTGGTCAGTCCGTCCCAAAGGGAACTCCAGCATATTGGAAACGATCCCGAAAAGCTACGGCAATACACCAGGGAGGTCATGCAGGCCTATGCGGCCTCCTTTTACAGGGACCGCGAGGTGACCGTCAAGGACATCCTCTATTTTGCCAAACTGGAGCGGGAACGCACCTATTCCGAAAAGGATCGCGAGGTCAAGGAAAACCAGGCCCATGCCAGCAAGATATTGGAACTGCAACACCGGGTCAGGGCCATCCAAGTAGGGCGGGAGCAAGGGGATATTCCCAAGCTCCAGGAAAAAATAAATGCACTAGAAGGAGAGGCCCCACACCAACTCAACGGAAAGCGTATCGTTCCGGGGATGGCCAAGGAAGGCCACCAGAGCCATATCCATATTATCGTGAGCCGCATGGACAGGACCAATAACCATAGCCTCTCCCCGGGGTCCAAGTTCCGAACTTCCGAGACCACGCTCCATGGGCAAACCGTCAAACAGGGATTTGATAGGGACAAATTCTTTAGGGCAGCGGAAAAGACTTTTGACCAACAATTCAATTACCGAAGGAACTTTGTGGAGACCTACCATGCCCGTAACCTGTTGGATAAGGATCCCAAACGGTTCTTTTCCGCATTATTGGGATTGCCAACGAATGAACGGCAAGCGGCCAAGCAGTTGCTCTTCAAGGCGGGCATCAAGGTACCGACCATACCGGTCAACAAGGCCCAATTGGCCTATAAGGCGATGATGCAGCTCAAAAAAGGGATCGGAAAGGCCTTGGAATCGGGGTCGATTGGAATTTAA
- a CDS encoding type IV secretory system conjugative DNA transfer family protein produces the protein MENLGWMEWIIGLIVGGAVSFVANRYLKYGFLYYLSILLMVAIAIGGIFGWDLLLKQSMGLWLPLFFMHTVIYGLVDYHKDTGKPSKVFEVKLKVRGRPLVLGNIRRGVSVMASAGSGKTESVIYGFLEHFKKEGFSGVIHDYKDFEITEMACPLWKDQKVPLKIVSFGPIYHRVNPIAPRYLPDEESVHEVSRVLLENLMEHRDSDENSTSRFFKDAAEGLISGMIWRLKTEYPDFCTLPHVMALYQQLGTKSLIKFLKGNLTSRAMADAFISGVGSERQTAGVMSTLANAIKKISTRKIFMVLSADEIPLDINNEKHPSVIALVNNPQKDASLSPVIATIMHTISKQMSRRNRKPSFMLLEEASTLRLLNMHRIPATLRSYDIVSVYVLQDKVQNDMMYGEKASKAILSNLSYQFFGKVNDPDTARYYERFFELVKMPTRSVSKSSGLNLERRITEGEKEVSKRRAEVFFRLKQGEFVVFADGKDRKVQFRRPEIPKGLPKPFEIKEGDLERHYLKVHREVRSIYSQSSIVND, from the coding sequence ATGGAAAATTTAGGATGGATGGAATGGATAATCGGTTTGATTGTTGGGGGAGCGGTCTCATTTGTGGCCAATCGGTATCTCAAATACGGTTTTCTGTATTATCTCAGCATCCTGCTTATGGTGGCAATTGCCATTGGAGGGATATTCGGCTGGGACCTACTTTTGAAACAGTCGATGGGCCTATGGCTCCCTTTGTTTTTTATGCATACCGTGATCTATGGCCTGGTGGACTACCATAAGGATACGGGCAAACCATCAAAGGTGTTCGAGGTCAAGTTGAAGGTAAGAGGAAGGCCCTTGGTGCTGGGCAACATCCGTCGTGGCGTGTCCGTGATGGCCTCAGCAGGGAGCGGGAAGACCGAAAGTGTCATCTATGGCTTCTTGGAGCATTTTAAAAAAGAAGGCTTCTCGGGGGTCATCCACGATTACAAGGATTTTGAGATCACGGAAATGGCCTGTCCTCTTTGGAAAGATCAAAAGGTGCCCCTAAAGATTGTGTCCTTTGGGCCGATATACCATCGCGTGAATCCCATCGCACCCCGTTACCTTCCCGATGAGGAAAGTGTCCATGAGGTGTCCCGGGTATTGTTGGAAAACCTGATGGAACATCGGGACTCCGATGAGAACAGTACCTCCCGTTTTTTTAAGGATGCTGCTGAGGGCTTGATCAGCGGAATGATATGGCGGCTCAAGACCGAATACCCCGACTTCTGTACGCTGCCCCATGTAATGGCCCTCTACCAGCAGTTGGGTACCAAGAGCTTAATCAAGTTTCTGAAGGGGAACCTTACCTCACGCGCCATGGCCGATGCCTTTATCAGTGGGGTAGGGTCGGAGCGACAGACCGCTGGGGTGATGAGTACCTTGGCCAATGCCATCAAAAAGATCAGTACCCGCAAGATTTTTATGGTATTGTCCGCCGATGAGATTCCATTGGATATCAATAATGAAAAGCATCCTTCGGTCATTGCCCTGGTGAACAATCCACAAAAGGATGCTTCCCTATCTCCTGTGATCGCCACCATTATGCATACCATCTCCAAACAGATGTCAAGACGAAACCGCAAACCTTCCTTTATGTTGTTGGAAGAGGCTTCGACCTTACGGCTATTGAACATGCACCGTATCCCGGCTACCCTTCGGAGCTACGATATTGTGAGCGTATATGTGCTACAGGACAAGGTTCAGAACGATATGATGTACGGGGAGAAGGCCAGCAAGGCCATTTTGTCCAATCTGTCCTATCAGTTCTTTGGGAAAGTGAACGACCCGGATACGGCCCGCTATTATGAGCGGTTCTTTGAACTGGTCAAGATGCCCACCCGGAGTGTGAGCAAGAGTTCGGGTCTGAATCTGGAGCGACGCATTACAGAAGGGGAGAAAGAAGTGTCCAAACGTAGGGCCGAGGTGTTCTTCCGGTTGAAGCAGGGGGAGTTTGTGGTGTTTGCAGATGGGAAGGACCGGAAGGTACAGTTCCGAAGGCCCGAAATTCCCAAAGGGTTGCCCAAGCCCTTTGAAATCAAGGAAGGGGATTTGGAGCGGCACTATTTGAAGGTGCACCGGGAGGTAAGGTCAATTTATAGCCAATCTAGCATTGTCAATGATTAA